A DNA window from Flagellatimonas centrodinii contains the following coding sequences:
- the recA gene encoding recombinase RecA produces the protein MTSAESCGRDKALQTAIASLDKRFGKGKVFVWGDKAVVKVPSFSSGSLGLDQALGINGLPRGRVVEVFGPESSGKTTLALHAIAQVQAEGGVAAFVDAEHALDPSWASRLGVQMDRLVISQPDNGEEAMEIVDRLVASCAVDLVVVDSVAALVPKKEIEGEMGDAIVGVQARLMSQGLRKLVGSVHNSNTTVLFINQLRMKIGAMPGSNPETTTGGNALKFYASIRLDVRRIGAIKDGDEMVGHEAKVKVVKNKLAPPFKQAIVPIYYDRGICMAAECLEHGVTAKVIEKSGVWYSFDGERLGQGVGNCVKRLREDPSLLAQIMARIRTEWGDLEGACDESPEDKCSNEVEQDSEA, from the coding sequence ATGACCAGTGCAGAAAGTTGTGGGCGCGACAAGGCGCTGCAGACGGCGATTGCCTCGTTGGACAAGCGGTTCGGGAAGGGCAAAGTGTTTGTGTGGGGGGATAAGGCGGTCGTAAAGGTTCCATCCTTCTCTTCGGGCTCGTTGGGGCTTGATCAGGCGCTTGGTATCAATGGCCTCCCTCGGGGGCGTGTGGTGGAGGTCTTCGGGCCGGAAAGTAGCGGTAAGACTACGCTGGCCTTGCACGCCATCGCTCAGGTCCAGGCTGAAGGAGGGGTCGCAGCCTTCGTCGATGCCGAGCATGCCCTCGACCCGTCGTGGGCGAGCCGCCTCGGGGTGCAGATGGATCGCCTGGTGATTTCTCAGCCGGACAATGGGGAAGAGGCGATGGAAATCGTTGACCGGCTCGTTGCGTCATGCGCAGTCGACCTTGTGGTGGTCGATTCAGTGGCGGCTCTCGTTCCGAAGAAGGAGATCGAGGGCGAGATGGGCGACGCCATCGTCGGGGTCCAGGCGCGGCTGATGAGCCAGGGACTTCGAAAGCTGGTGGGTTCGGTGCACAACAGCAATACCACGGTACTGTTTATCAATCAGCTCCGAATGAAGATCGGTGCGATGCCCGGATCGAACCCTGAAACCACGACGGGTGGGAATGCGCTCAAGTTCTACGCTTCAATCCGGCTGGATGTGCGTCGGATCGGCGCGATCAAGGATGGCGATGAAATGGTTGGCCACGAGGCCAAGGTCAAGGTCGTGAAGAACAAGCTGGCCCCTCCGTTCAAACAGGCGATCGTCCCCATCTACTACGATCGAGGGATCTGCATGGCGGCGGAGTGTCTCGAGCACGGCGTCACGGCAAAGGTGATCGAGAAATCGGGAGTCTGGTACTCCTTTGATGGCGAGCGTTTGGGCCAGGGAGTCGGAAACTGTGTGAAACGGCTGCGCGAGGACCCATCGTTGCTGGCGCAGATCATGGCCCGGATTCGGACGGAGTGGGGCGATTTGGAGGGCGCGTGCGACGAATCCCCGGAAGACAAATGCTCGAATGAGGTGGAGCAGGACTCTGAGGCCTGA
- a CDS encoding ParA family protein, with the protein MSNQTEQEIGVLVKRAEIGRRILMETAIEPHRRKERPTFTGNRAAAMLGLTRSRVQSAFRSYQEELGGASKGREIDEAFLRRLTPDAPRTGPGRVVAVANQKGGVGKTTTAVHLAQYFALTGYKVVAIDLDPQASFSHFMGLNPDLEIEDDDTVIPLLIGSRHDLAAQVVKAPHFDRLSYVPSSLGLAWANEEMARRQERNLKCDDGTPYLFWDRLRTGVDPLRNDFDLIILDTPPHVAPVTYNALCCADSIIVPTGGSGIDLASTLRFIDWINETNEIFKKVTRTSQLHFEKLRFLVTGMDHYQASIEGLAQVQAVMGGYVLRSILPRSSEVYRAAQVYKTIYELRQPIASRTHWSAACEAFDAIGREVRDSVFGVKKGGVA; encoded by the coding sequence GTGAGCAATCAGACCGAGCAAGAGATCGGCGTGCTGGTGAAGCGCGCTGAAATTGGGCGCAGGATTCTCATGGAGACGGCGATCGAACCGCATCGCCGGAAGGAACGCCCGACCTTCACCGGCAACCGCGCCGCCGCCATGTTGGGATTGACTCGCTCGCGGGTGCAATCCGCGTTCCGGAGCTATCAAGAGGAGCTTGGCGGTGCAAGTAAGGGGCGCGAGATCGACGAGGCTTTCCTCCGGCGATTGACTCCCGACGCACCGCGCACGGGTCCCGGGCGTGTTGTCGCGGTCGCCAATCAGAAAGGCGGCGTCGGTAAGACGACCACCGCGGTTCACCTGGCTCAGTATTTCGCGTTGACTGGCTACAAGGTGGTTGCGATCGACCTTGATCCGCAAGCCAGCTTCTCTCACTTCATGGGGCTCAACCCCGATCTCGAAATCGAAGACGACGACACGGTGATTCCTCTGCTGATCGGCTCTCGGCACGATCTGGCCGCGCAGGTTGTTAAAGCGCCGCACTTCGACAGACTTTCGTATGTTCCGAGCAGCCTGGGGCTGGCCTGGGCAAACGAGGAAATGGCGCGGCGACAAGAGCGAAACCTCAAGTGCGACGACGGCACTCCCTACCTCTTTTGGGATCGGCTTCGGACCGGTGTCGATCCCCTGAGAAACGATTTCGACCTGATCATTCTCGATACGCCACCGCACGTCGCACCTGTGACGTACAACGCCTTGTGTTGTGCGGACTCGATCATCGTGCCGACCGGGGGTTCAGGGATAGATCTCGCCAGCACGCTGCGGTTTATCGACTGGATCAACGAAACCAACGAGATCTTCAAGAAGGTCACTCGAACCAGTCAGCTGCACTTCGAGAAGCTGCGATTCTTGGTTACAGGGATGGATCATTACCAAGCGTCGATTGAAGGCCTGGCTCAGGTACAGGCGGTCATGGGTGGGTACGTTCTCCGGTCAATCCTCCCGAGGTCCAGCGAGGTATACCGCGCTGCACAGGTATACAAGACGATCTATGAGCTTCGACAGCCGATCGCCAGCCGGACCCACTGGTCCGCGGCGTGTGAGGCATTCGACGCCATTGGGCGGGAAGTGCGCGACTCGGTGTTTGGCGTGAAGAAGGGAGGTGTCGCGTGA
- a CDS encoding sigma-70 family RNA polymerase sigma factor encodes MEIERHFEDLERELQDLWRSAIKLKSFRVALLTTARKMTREQLRRHVVAPEVRTDSDHSALLVSIARMVRDPTSICAVTLRGDWLLELTARFSRDAVVEREVMAQRLRVRACEGAILKAGLPTIRNRIRSLVSGRLDDDLVDDLVQEGLLELSRSIYRFDSSRGFRFMTYASRGLDGTLKRLLSKQWNESLTSVSLDDLPTDCEAALVDDWAALIDQWDMEKVVEAFALLSQREQRILSCIFGESPNGVMPPSEYARCMGISVAEALADGNRALRALRQSVDQRIAA; translated from the coding sequence ATGGAGATCGAACGTCATTTTGAAGACTTGGAGCGCGAGCTGCAGGACCTGTGGCGTTCGGCGATCAAGCTGAAGTCGTTTCGTGTGGCGCTGCTGACTACTGCTCGAAAGATGACGCGCGAGCAGCTCCGCCGACATGTGGTTGCACCCGAGGTTCGTACCGATTCAGATCATAGTGCGTTGCTGGTATCAATTGCTCGAATGGTGCGTGACCCGACCAGCATCTGCGCGGTGACGCTACGCGGCGACTGGTTGCTCGAGCTGACGGCTCGCTTCAGCAGGGATGCAGTCGTTGAACGCGAAGTAATGGCGCAACGGCTGCGCGTGAGGGCCTGTGAAGGAGCCATCCTGAAAGCCGGTCTGCCGACCATTCGGAATCGTATTCGCAGTCTGGTTTCGGGGCGGCTCGATGATGATCTCGTCGATGATCTGGTTCAGGAGGGGCTCCTTGAGCTCAGTCGCTCCATCTACAGGTTCGATTCAAGCCGCGGCTTCCGGTTCATGACCTACGCGTCGCGAGGTCTCGATGGCACCTTGAAGCGACTGTTGTCTAAGCAATGGAACGAAAGTCTGACGTCGGTTTCTCTGGACGACCTTCCAACTGACTGTGAAGCAGCGCTGGTCGATGACTGGGCCGCGCTGATTGACCAGTGGGATATGGAGAAAGTGGTCGAGGCGTTCGCCTTGCTGTCCCAACGGGAACAGCGAATTCTCAGCTGTATCTTCGGCGAGAGTCCCAATGGGGTAATGCCGCCTTCCGAGTACGCCCGGTGCATGGGCATTTCGGTTGCCGAGGCGCTGGCCGATGGCAATCGAGCGCTGAGAGCACTCCGGCAATCGGTCGATCAACGAATCGCGGCCTGA
- a CDS encoding ParB/RepB/Spo0J family partition protein, whose amino-acid sequence MNRRLEAISSAVSAAADTDILRKKVGEDLSLREVDPAKTRMNPMHRRSPAGLTSAALEGLCDEITRNGQQMPALGYWLEQPDGEVEIELIYGSRRRAACLALGIPLKVRLVARATDEEVARIMFSENNERSNYSFLEQAREFQASLEHLGLAKEQGKVVAARLGRTEATVSRMRRTLRLPRPVLALFDSCPQELSVRLATDLAAIAEDKDAAEQMAAAAGRIAAEDVQPDEAVQRLRISLGLASEARGGGTGKSRNEAVRDDESKKSTVPKRRTLYSGGRKVGMIAGGEAGEVVTIRLGAGAPAELIQALEKALEGYLTP is encoded by the coding sequence ATGAACCGTCGACTTGAGGCCATCAGTAGCGCGGTCTCCGCCGCAGCTGACACCGATATTCTGCGCAAGAAGGTTGGCGAAGACCTTAGCCTTCGGGAGGTTGATCCGGCGAAGACGCGCATGAATCCTATGCACCGGCGGTCACCGGCCGGACTGACCAGTGCGGCGCTTGAGGGACTGTGTGACGAGATCACGCGGAATGGCCAGCAGATGCCGGCACTCGGATACTGGCTGGAGCAACCGGATGGCGAGGTTGAGATCGAGCTGATCTACGGCAGCCGCCGGCGCGCGGCTTGTCTGGCCCTCGGCATCCCGCTCAAGGTCAGGTTGGTTGCCAGGGCAACTGACGAAGAAGTGGCTCGAATCATGTTCTCGGAGAACAACGAGCGCTCAAACTACTCATTCCTGGAGCAGGCACGAGAATTTCAGGCGTCGCTTGAACACCTGGGTTTGGCCAAGGAGCAGGGGAAGGTGGTTGCGGCGCGCTTGGGGCGAACCGAGGCAACAGTCTCGCGGATGAGACGAACGCTGCGGTTGCCAAGGCCCGTGCTCGCGCTCTTTGACAGCTGTCCGCAGGAACTGTCGGTTCGACTGGCCACAGATCTTGCTGCAATCGCTGAAGACAAGGATGCCGCCGAACAGATGGCGGCGGCTGCGGGCCGCATTGCCGCCGAGGATGTCCAGCCTGATGAGGCGGTCCAAAGGCTGCGGATATCGCTAGGACTAGCCTCAGAGGCGCGGGGCGGAGGGACCGGAAAGTCTCGCAACGAGGCTGTTCGCGACGACGAATCGAAAAAGTCCACTGTCCCGAAGCGCCGAACATTGTACTCAGGGGGCAGGAAAGTCGGGATGATCGCAGGGGGAGAGGCTGGCGAGGTGGTGACAATCCGGCTCGGAGCGGGCGCGCCGGCCGAGTTGATCCAAGCCTTGGAGAAGGCGCTCGAGGGCTACCTGACGCCGTGA
- a CDS encoding twin-arginine translocation signal domain-containing protein, which yields MGINRRSFLKGAAAAGGAALLPQAALAQDAFSNLTQAIVRGINECLRYRIVGFFVTPYGDPYVIISHFLPVGLIEITRAPGDSIFFPSGSHIIGTIGQGVTGFRSEGNYEARVWVIKKRLRQLLTAGLSDCFFCDDPRDSGVDTSQLTSLINQANGQGSSGPLGGAETLPGAVCEAGAEEITEQLSGFLNEAFGDYLELAYDSVLDGVNWRSGCRDTGAALANTPATILKCPTLGSHIGGPWGDDLCIGRWGPLLPRQMRFNSTPNAAPIGLAYRALHIAHHTLNSFVWTVDRQQLVQMMHPRVTSNCLHPGANTIELDLTMRMSGLGDRGNYGYVWWVQTFCAKPVRDFVSCF from the coding sequence ATGGGCATAAATCGACGCAGCTTCTTGAAAGGCGCGGCTGCCGCCGGCGGGGCAGCTCTGCTGCCGCAAGCGGCTCTCGCTCAGGACGCCTTTTCCAATCTCACTCAGGCGATTGTCCGGGGGATCAACGAATGCCTTCGTTACAGAATCGTCGGCTTCTTTGTAACGCCCTATGGCGACCCATACGTCATCATTTCTCACTTCCTGCCGGTTGGACTGATTGAGATCACGCGCGCGCCGGGCGATTCGATTTTCTTCCCCAGTGGAAGCCACATTATCGGCACGATCGGTCAAGGTGTGACCGGCTTCAGGAGCGAGGGGAACTACGAAGCGCGGGTATGGGTGATCAAGAAGAGGCTTCGGCAACTGCTGACGGCCGGATTGAGCGACTGCTTCTTCTGTGATGACCCCCGTGATTCCGGTGTGGACACGAGTCAGCTGACGTCTCTGATCAACCAGGCCAATGGACAAGGCTCAAGTGGTCCTCTTGGGGGTGCGGAGACCCTTCCGGGAGCGGTTTGTGAGGCTGGAGCGGAGGAGATTACTGAGCAGCTCTCTGGATTTCTGAACGAGGCATTTGGTGATTATCTGGAGCTGGCCTACGACAGCGTGCTGGACGGCGTGAATTGGCGGAGCGGCTGTCGTGATACGGGGGCAGCCCTGGCGAACACGCCAGCGACCATTTTGAAGTGCCCGACCCTGGGGTCGCATATTGGCGGGCCATGGGGTGACGACCTGTGTATCGGGCGCTGGGGACCCCTGTTGCCCCGACAAATGCGGTTCAATTCGACTCCGAATGCTGCGCCGATTGGCCTCGCGTACCGGGCTCTACATATCGCTCACCACACCCTGAATTCGTTCGTGTGGACTGTAGACCGGCAGCAACTGGTTCAGATGATGCACCCTCGGGTGACGTCGAATTGCCTGCACCCTGGAGCGAACACGATTGAGCTCGACCTCACGATGAGGATGAGTGGATTGGGCGATCGTGGCAATTACGGCTATGTGTGGTGGGTTCAGACATTCTGTGCCAAGCCTGTTCGCGACTTCGTTTCGTGTTTCTAA